AAGGATTTAAGACCAGAGGAAATATTAGTATCTGAAACACAAGAAAGAATGCTCTTTGCGGTAAAAGATGAAAATGTTGAAAAGGTATGTAAAGCATTTGAGTATTATGAATATCCTTGTGCTGTAATAGGAGAGTTTACTAAAGAACCTTATATTAAGTTCCTCTATAACGGGAGAGAAGTAGTTTCACTACCCTCTGATTTACTATTGTCACCCCCAAGGTTTGTATGGGGGGCAAAGAAGGTCAGGGAAAAGAGATTGAATGAGACTAAACCAGAAGTTGGTTTAGAGGAAAGTGTTAAAGCTGTTGTGTCAAGAATTCTAAGTAAGGAGTGGGCGTATTCTCAGTTTGATTATGAAGTTGGAACTTCAACAGTTTTAAAGCCCGGAGAAGCTGATTCAGCATTAATTTCTCTTCCAAATGGTAAACTTCTTGCTATAAAAGGAGATGCTAACCCAGATTTATGTGCTGAAGATCCTTATGAGTGTGGAAAATCTATCGTTGCAGAAGCTTATCGTAATTTAGCATCAGTAGGGGCTATAGGAATAGGAGTTGTTGATCACTTACAATTTGGTGACCCGAGAAAACCTGATGTGTATTATTCATTTGTCGAAGCAATAAGGGGTATTGCTGAAGCTTCAAAGTTTTTCCAAACACCAATCGTAGGAGGAAAAGTTTCATTTTATAATGAAAATAAAGAGGGAAAACCAATAAAGCCAACCCCTCTTATAGTAATGGCTGGTTTAGTTAAAGATAAGTTTCTAAGAAATAGTGTGGTTGAGGATAGTTACATAGTTCAAGTAGGCTTTACTAGAGATGAAATGAGAGGTTCTCTCTTTACAAAGTTATTTGGAGTTTATGGTGATGTTCCAAAGACCAGGCTAAATGAAGATTATTTAGCCAGTCAATTGATTGTGGATGCTATTAATGATGAAAAAGTAATTTTTGCTAAGGATATTAATAAAGGTGGATTAATAGGGGCTATATTTTCCATCCTAGTTAAAGGAAAGGGAGTAGAGTTAACACTATCTTCTATTCCGTCTGACACGGATGATTGGGTTCCTAAGCTTTTCTCAGAAAATAGTGGAAGGTT
The nucleotide sequence above comes from Sulfurisphaera javensis. Encoded proteins:
- the purL gene encoding phosphoribosylformylglycinamidine synthase subunit PurL, encoding MKITLSPYEMELVRKQLGREPNEAEWLTIDALWSEHCSYKSSKVFLKSFPSEGERVVMGIEDWQDAGALDIGDGWAIVLKLESHNHPSAIDPFNGAATGVGGIIRDIISKGARPIALLDMIRVGPLNNSRNRWLLKNIIAGIGFYGNSIGVPVVGGELDFDESYTDNPLVDVAGVGVVRKDKIIPSVIKEPGLKIIIVGLTGLDGLGGASFASRKLSGEDEIGAVQIADPFAGKIVLDVTLEVADKVEAIKDLGGGGLVVGITEMANGFGAIVNLDKVPLRVKDLRPEEILVSETQERMLFAVKDENVEKVCKAFEYYEYPCAVIGEFTKEPYIKFLYNGREVVSLPSDLLLSPPRFVWGAKKVREKRLNETKPEVGLEESVKAVVSRILSKEWAYSQFDYEVGTSTVLKPGEADSALISLPNGKLLAIKGDANPDLCAEDPYECGKSIVAEAYRNLASVGAIGIGVVDHLQFGDPRKPDVYYSFVEAIRGIAEASKFFQTPIVGGKVSFYNENKEGKPIKPTPLIVMAGLVKDKFLRNSVVEDSYIVQVGFTRDEMRGSLFTKLFGVYGDVPKTRLNEDYLASQLIVDAINDEKVIFAKDINKGGLIGAIFSILVKGKGVELTLSSIPSDTDDWVPKLFSENSGRFIVLTNDPDYLMRKAKGIYISVVGKVTKNYGILEIDDKKINLDKEIENYYNYLNEVMS